The proteins below are encoded in one region of Ostrea edulis chromosome 3, xbOstEdul1.1, whole genome shotgun sequence:
- the LOC125673653 gene encoding phosducin-like protein 3 codes for MQDPNADTEWNDVLRAKGIIPPKEKEVSEDDIVNIMESTIQSKTTEKSLDEMTLDELNEKEDDIDEEEERIFEAYRRQRMAEMQQAQRRARYGEVKEISKADYVTEVNKAGDGVWVVLHIYKQSIPLCKLINQHLSALAQKFPDVKFLKSISSVCIPNYPDKNLPTMFIYYEGDLKKQHVGPLVFGGMNFKQDELEWMLSEVGVLKTDLEGPPKKEIHDVMESALRRGDDESDEDDW; via the exons ATGCAG GATCCTAATGCTGACACAGAATGGAATGACGTCCTGCGGGCGAAGGGAATCATCCCTCCCAAAGAGAAGGAAGTTTCAGAGGATGACATCGTCAATATCATGGAGTCGACCATCCAATCCAAAACCACAG AAAAGTCATTAGATGAGATGACATTAGATGAATTAAACGAGAAAGAAGATGACATTGATGAGGAGGAAGAGAGAATTTTCGAGGCTTATAG GAGACAGAGAATGGCCGAGATGCAGCAGGCACAGAGGAGGGCTCGGTATGGAGAAGTGAAGGAGATCTCGAAGGCAGACTACGTAACCGAAGTCAACAAAGCTGGAGACGGTGTCTGGGtcgtactacatatctacaaaCAATC aatTCCATTGTGTAAATTAATCAATCAACATTTATCGGCATTAGCTCAAAAATTCCCTGATGTGAAGTTCCTGAAGAGCATTTCCAGTGTGTGCATTCCTAACTACCCAGACAAAAACCTACCCACCATGTTTATATACTACGAGGGAGACCTGAAAAAACAACATGTGGGACCCCTGGTGTTTGGTGGAATGAACTTTAAACAAGATG AACTGGAGTGGATGTTATCGGAGGTAGGTGTGCTGAAGACAGATTTAGAAGGACCGCCCAAGAAAGAAATTCATGACGTAATGGAATCCGCACTCCGACGGGGCGACGATGAAAGTGACGAGGATGACTGGTGA